In a single window of the Elaeis guineensis isolate ETL-2024a chromosome 6, EG11, whole genome shotgun sequence genome:
- the LOC140858367 gene encoding protein neprosin-like produces the protein MKAHVSMSHGSPALLLVMIFLCCIESMVQATTSQLEVRQLLKRLNKPAIKTIKSPDGDIIDCVHIYHQPAFDHPLLKNHTVQMRPSIPPSGLHGENEVASNMETSSIHQLWRQNGWCPENTIPIKRTKKDDVLRASSVERYGKKSHRTIPNPISSYMQEIVQGHEHALVYAQGGFYYGAKAIMNVWNPKVEQNEFSLSQLWVMGGPDKLLDSVEAGWHVYPNLHDDKKTRLFTYWTQDGYQSTGCYNLICPGFIQVSKEVALGAAIEPVSTYGGPQYEITLQVWKDPKTGNWWVQYENLSPLGYWPASLFPYLTNGSSLVEWGGEVVNYNFSGQHTTTEMGSGHFPGEGSGKASYVRNIQIVDQSNNLQAPQGIETFNTRPTCYNLSHADNYIYFGGPGKNPNCL, from the exons ATGAAAGCACATGTTAGTATGAGCCATGGCTCACCAGCACTGTTGCTGGTGATGATTTTCTTATGCTGCATTGAGTCCATGGTGCAAGCCACAACATCACAATTGGAGGTGCGGCAGCTTCTAAAGCGATTGAATAAGCCTGCCATCAAGACCATTAAG agcccggATGGGGATATCATAGACTGTGTCCATATCTATCATCAGCCAGCCTTTGATCATCCTTTACTCAAAAACCATACTGTCCAG ATGAGGCCAAGTATCCCCCCATCAGGCCTACACGGTGAGAATGAGGTAGCATCAAATATGGAAACAAGCTCCATACATCAGCTTTGGCGTCAAAATGGGTGGTGCCCCGAGAACACCATCCCTATTAAGAGGACCAAAAAAGATGATGTGCTGAGAGCCAGCTCTGTCGAAAGATATGGGAAGAAGAGCCACAGGACCATCCCAAATCCCATTTCTTCATATATGCAAGAGATTGTCCAAGGACATGAG CATGCTCTTGTTTATGCACAAGGAGGTTTCTACTATGGGGCAAAGGCAATCATGAATGTGTGGAACCCAAAAGTGGAACAAAATGAGTTCAGTCTGTCTCAGCTTTGGGTTATGGGTGGTCCTGATAAACTATTAGACTCCGTCGAAGCTGGCTGGCAC GTCTATCCAAATCTGCATGACGATAAGAAAACAAGACTAtttacttactggact CAAGATGGGTATCAATCAACAGGCTGCTACAACCTAATTTGCCCTGGGTTCATTCAAGTCAGCAAAGAGGTAGCATTGGGTGCCGCCATCGAGCCCGTTTCTACTTACGGTGGACCCCAATATGAAATCACTCTACAAGTTTGGAAG GATCCAAAAACTGGGAATTGGTGGGTGCAGTATGAGAATCTATCTCCATTGGGCTACTGGCCTGCATCCTTATTCCCTTATTTGACAAATGGTAGCTCCCTAGTAGAATGGGGAGGAGAGGTGGTGAACTATAATTTCAGTGGTCAGCACACCACCACAGAGATGGGCAGTGGCCATTTCCCTGGGGAAGGTTCTGGCAAAGCGAGCTACGTCAGAAACATCCAAATAGTTGACCAGTCCAACAatcttcaagctcctcaaggaatTGAAACTTTCAATACAAGACCCACCTgttataatttaagccatgccgaCAATTATATCTATTTCGGGGGTCCTGGTAAAAATCCCAATTGTCTATAA